A DNA window from Parabacteroides johnsonii DSM 18315 contains the following coding sequences:
- the porE gene encoding PorE family type IX secretion system protein — MNLKIISYLFLFLAIGFLYSCKSAKLSDAEEKQRIGEYFEAAAIYRKVYTKTPPAKRDLRGYIAFRMAECNRLINNTPRATSAYMNALRYKYPDSIVNLRLGQMYQKSGRYGEAIKYYNDYLLAEPGSVLAFNGVTGSEEAAKWKQSPTRYMVKRMDKFNSRRSEFSPMLYGEKYDQLYFASTRTPKGAGKDKEETNSAITGQRNNDFFLVKQDENGAWQAPVELEDEVNTEFDEGTPSFSKDGNTMYYTYCAQDPEGPRTSEIYISSRSSAKWGKGTRANIVKDSVTALGHPSISPDGKYLYFVSDAVGGYGGKDLFRARVVGSDFGPMENLGPDINTPGDEMFPYVRDSVTLYFASDGHPGMGGLDIFKATLDSTGKWNVENMKAPINSAGDDFGITFAGNKESGFFSSNRNDARGYDHLYSFELPVITIFIEGIVSDVDENPIEDATVRIVGRDGLNEKVLAKKDGKYRVELERDIRYVMMASARGYLNQNFELKTGPEEKNETYIVDFFLSPISKPVVIENIFYDFDKATLRPESKKALDEMIKMLNDNPNVTIELGAHTDRKGSEQYNERLAQRRAQSVVDYLIAGGIAQDRLEAKGYGESVPKTINKKMAKNYDFLNEGDVLTEEFIDKLTPEQQEIADQINRRTEFKVLRTNYNLF; from the coding sequence ATGAATTTAAAAATAATTTCATATCTGTTTTTGTTTTTAGCAATAGGCTTTTTGTATTCCTGTAAATCGGCGAAACTGAGCGACGCGGAAGAAAAGCAGCGTATCGGTGAATATTTTGAAGCGGCGGCCATTTACCGGAAAGTATATACGAAGACTCCTCCTGCCAAGCGTGACCTGCGTGGATATATCGCTTTTAGGATGGCGGAGTGTAACCGCTTGATCAATAATACGCCGCGTGCGACCAGCGCCTATATGAATGCGCTCAGGTATAAATATCCGGACAGTATCGTGAATCTCCGTCTAGGGCAGATGTACCAGAAGAGCGGACGTTATGGGGAGGCAATCAAATATTACAACGATTACCTGCTGGCGGAACCGGGCAGTGTGTTGGCCTTTAATGGTGTGACGGGCTCGGAGGAAGCGGCGAAATGGAAACAGTCGCCAACCCGCTATATGGTGAAGCGGATGGATAAGTTTAACTCCCGCCGTTCCGAATTCAGCCCGATGCTGTATGGCGAAAAGTACGACCAGTTGTATTTTGCTTCCACCCGTACGCCTAAAGGGGCCGGGAAAGATAAGGAAGAGACCAACAGTGCGATCACCGGACAGCGGAATAATGATTTCTTCTTGGTCAAGCAGGATGAAAATGGAGCTTGGCAGGCTCCAGTCGAACTGGAAGATGAGGTAAATACGGAGTTCGATGAGGGAACGCCTTCTTTTTCTAAAGATGGGAATACGATGTATTACACCTATTGCGCACAAGACCCGGAAGGACCACGTACTTCGGAAATCTATATATCTTCCCGCAGTAGTGCCAAATGGGGAAAAGGAACCAGGGCGAATATCGTAAAAGATTCGGTGACGGCTCTCGGTCACCCCTCGATATCGCCGGACGGCAAGTATCTGTATTTTGTGTCGGATGCCGTAGGGGGGTATGGAGGCAAAGACCTGTTTCGGGCACGTGTCGTGGGGAGCGATTTCGGGCCGATGGAAAACCTGGGACCGGATATCAATACGCCGGGTGACGAGATGTTTCCTTACGTGCGGGATTCCGTAACGCTCTATTTTGCTTCCGACGGGCATCCGGGAATGGGAGGGTTGGATATTTTCAAAGCGACCTTGGACAGTACGGGTAAGTGGAACGTCGAGAATATGAAAGCTCCGATCAATTCGGCCGGCGATGATTTTGGAATTACGTTTGCCGGAAATAAGGAAAGCGGCTTTTTTAGTTCCAACCGCAATGATGCGCGTGGATATGATCATTTGTATTCTTTCGAATTACCGGTTATCACTATCTTTATCGAAGGTATCGTGTCCGATGTGGACGAGAACCCGATAGAAGATGCTACGGTTCGTATTGTCGGCAGGGACGGACTGAACGAAAAAGTGTTGGCAAAGAAAGACGGTAAGTACAGGGTTGAATTGGAACGTGATATCCGTTATGTGATGATGGCAAGTGCGCGTGGGTATTTGAATCAGAATTTTGAGTTGAAAACAGGGCCAGAGGAGAAGAACGAAACATATATCGTGGACTTTTTCCTTTCCCCGATCAGCAAACCTGTTGTGATCGAAAATATTTTCTATGATTTCGACAAGGCGACGTTGCGTCCGGAATCAAAGAAGGCGTTGGATGAAATGATCAAGATGTTGAACGACAATCCGAACGTGACAATCGAGTTAGGAGCGCATACCGACCGGAAAGGTTCGGAGCAGTATAACGAGCGGTTGGCGCAGCGGCGTGCACAGTCGGTCGTCGACTATCTGATTGCCGGGGGGATCGCCCAAGACCGGCTTGAGGCGAAAGGATATGGCGAAAGCGTTCCTAAAACAATCAATAAGAAGATGGCCAAGAATTATGATTTCTTGAATGAAGGAGATGTCCTGACCGAAGAATTTATTGATAAACTGACGCCTGAGCAGCAGGAGATTGCAGACCAGATAAACCGCCGGACGGAATTTAAAGTCTTGCGGACGAACTATAATTTGTTTTGA
- a CDS encoding DUF5106 domain-containing protein — protein sequence MRIKILFLLSFTLIFSACNGQQTKKTEAGNTKERTFQMVSVPSVITEPEERAAYLVKHYWDKFDFTDTALIHLPEITEQATSNYIDMMKYVPAKVASSSIKEMMNKASVDSVMFVYFSGLYEKYLYDPNSPMRDESLYIYVLEAVLEAPVLDEVSKIRPAHLLELALKNRVGEPATDFTYTLADGKKGTLYHTKADYLLLFFYNPDCHACKEITDQLTASPLVTEWIRNNKLKILAVYPDEDLEAWKNHISYMPASWINSYDSAVSLKNDEIYDLKAIPTLYLLDKDKKVVLKDVTFNQVENYLKQ from the coding sequence ATGAGGATAAAAATACTTTTCCTATTATCTTTTACATTAATCTTTAGCGCCTGCAACGGCCAGCAGACGAAGAAAACGGAAGCTGGAAACACGAAAGAACGTACTTTTCAAATGGTTTCTGTCCCCAGTGTCATTACGGAACCGGAAGAACGTGCCGCTTATTTGGTAAAACATTATTGGGATAAGTTCGATTTTACGGATACTGCTCTGATCCATCTCCCGGAGATTACGGAGCAGGCGACTTCCAATTATATCGATATGATGAAATATGTTCCGGCAAAAGTGGCCTCTTCTTCTATCAAGGAGATGATGAACAAAGCGTCGGTCGACAGTGTGATGTTTGTCTATTTTTCCGGTCTGTATGAAAAGTATCTCTATGATCCGAATTCTCCCATGAGGGATGAGTCTTTGTATATCTATGTGCTGGAAGCTGTATTGGAAGCTCCGGTTTTGGATGAGGTAAGTAAAATACGTCCGGCTCATTTGCTCGAATTGGCTCTTAAAAACAGGGTGGGAGAACCGGCAACGGATTTCACGTACACGCTGGCGGACGGCAAGAAAGGGACTTTGTACCACACGAAAGCCGATTATCTGCTCTTGTTTTTCTATAATCCGGATTGCCATGCCTGTAAGGAGATTACGGACCAGCTTACTGCTTCTCCGCTTGTGACGGAGTGGATCAGGAACAACAAGCTTAAAATCCTGGCTGTTTATCCGGATGAGGATCTGGAGGCCTGGAAAAACCATATTTCTTATATGCCTGCAAGCTGGATCAATTCTTATGACAGTGCGGTAAGTCTGAAAAATGATGAGATTTATGATCTGAAAGCAATACCGACTCTTTATCTGCTGGACAAGGATAAGAAAGTTGTATTGAAGGATGTGACATTCAATCAGGTCGAGAATTATTTAAAACAATAA
- a CDS encoding type II toxin-antitoxin system RelE/ParE family toxin — translation MVEIKWTNFAIQNLNDIGDYIEQHSYRQASKMVNYLFDSVSILETFPLSGRIVPEYDTYHVRELIRSNYRIVYLVLNDKRIDILTIHHSAQLLPDLPVLYNNSELSP, via the coding sequence ATGGTTGAAATAAAATGGACTAATTTTGCAATTCAGAACCTTAATGATATCGGAGATTACATCGAACAGCATAGTTATCGCCAAGCCTCAAAAATGGTAAACTATCTTTTTGATTCAGTTAGTATTTTAGAAACATTTCCCCTATCAGGAAGAATTGTTCCTGAATATGACACATATCATGTGCGGGAATTAATTCGTTCCAACTATAGAATTGTTTATTTAGTCCTGAATGACAAACGCATAGATATTCTTACCATTCATCATTCAGCACAACTACTACCCGATCTACCCGTTCTCTATAACAACAGCGAGCTGTCCCCGTAA